Proteins encoded by one window of Candidatus Polarisedimenticolaceae bacterium:
- a CDS encoding FtsX-like permease family protein, translating to MLFLLRGVTWPYFKKHWVITLLTLTGVALGVGVYVAIELSSASLRVSLRRTVDKIAGKAQLEVSSSEAGVPETTVDAVRAVPGVAAAQPIIEAVVKPEGEGEQSLMVLGVDFLGDRAIRDWDFGDQDVLDDPLVFLAQPDSICVTQEFAARKHLKIDDTLRLETGHGYKTFTVRGLIKPEGPATAFGGNIALMDLYAAQFVFARGRLVDRVDVMLDASLPVAEGTQRLAEALGPGYAIDPPSRRGAEMEVLIENFGRTLTLGSWQAMFIAVFLIFNVFAVAAARRRREIGILRSLGVARGTILALFLVEGAIIGLVGSAIGLGAGMILARGTTRFIAGLTEVAYGLTHSASTVVVDPRVLVIGGALGLLSAIAAAFFPALAASRLQPVEALARGTFQRFDPISERLRVLAGIGMTAAAVAVVVLLSTRSFAWAVFGLLLINGAAVLLAPTLIGPIVRLGRPIMERLFGAEGRIATDTLLQAPRRTSATVLALMISLGFVLTLAGLTHAFRVSYTTWMNGVLNADFYVTASQRFFAKAYRLPPEFAETIAEIPGVRWVEEFRGIHLKYGEKRPFLATLPLARTFKRLQMPLVQGTRDRLVTEVPAGRGLAVSDNFAAIFKKKLGDPVTIDTPSGPLTLPIAAIVMDYSSDQGTVWMDRSVYLKYWKDTGVDTIDILLEPAASRDAVAREIRSRLAGKTDRLFVMTASEMKENIHRLLDQFFALSYIQLVIALFVAVLGITNTLVISVAERRRELGILKALGTERRQVAALIVLEALGISVTGSLIGYALGTYLIKYASESIGAANTGWTLPYTFPWGIASALLPLLVVVTIVAALYPAKLALSVSPAEALEFE from the coding sequence ATGCTCTTCCTTCTCCGCGGCGTCACCTGGCCGTACTTCAAAAAGCACTGGGTCATCACGCTCCTCACGCTCACGGGCGTCGCGCTCGGCGTCGGTGTCTACGTCGCGATCGAGCTGTCGTCGGCGTCCCTGCGCGTGTCCTTGAGGCGCACGGTCGACAAGATCGCGGGAAAGGCGCAGCTCGAGGTCTCGTCGAGCGAGGCCGGAGTTCCCGAGACCACGGTCGATGCGGTGCGCGCCGTGCCGGGTGTCGCGGCGGCGCAGCCGATCATCGAGGCGGTCGTCAAGCCGGAGGGCGAAGGCGAGCAGTCGCTCATGGTGCTCGGCGTCGATTTCCTCGGCGACCGCGCGATCCGCGACTGGGACTTCGGCGACCAGGACGTCCTCGACGATCCGCTCGTCTTCCTGGCGCAGCCCGACTCGATCTGCGTGACGCAAGAGTTCGCGGCGCGCAAGCACCTGAAGATCGACGACACGCTCCGGCTCGAGACCGGCCACGGCTACAAGACGTTCACCGTGCGCGGCCTGATCAAGCCCGAGGGGCCGGCGACCGCGTTCGGCGGGAACATCGCGCTCATGGATCTCTACGCCGCGCAGTTCGTCTTCGCGCGCGGGCGCCTCGTCGACCGCGTCGACGTCATGCTCGACGCGAGCCTCCCGGTCGCCGAAGGGACCCAGCGGCTCGCCGAGGCGCTCGGCCCCGGCTATGCGATCGATCCGCCGTCGCGCCGCGGCGCCGAGATGGAGGTCTTGATCGAGAACTTCGGGCGGACGCTGACGCTCGGGTCGTGGCAGGCGATGTTCATCGCCGTCTTTCTCATCTTCAACGTCTTCGCCGTCGCGGCGGCGCGCCGGCGCCGCGAGATCGGGATCCTGCGCTCGCTCGGCGTCGCGCGGGGGACGATCCTCGCGCTTTTCCTCGTCGAGGGCGCGATCATCGGCCTCGTCGGCTCGGCGATCGGTCTCGGCGCGGGGATGATCCTCGCGCGCGGGACGACGCGGTTCATCGCGGGGCTCACCGAAGTCGCCTACGGACTGACGCACTCGGCTTCGACGGTCGTCGTCGATCCGCGCGTCCTCGTCATCGGCGGCGCGCTCGGCCTCCTGAGTGCGATCGCCGCCGCCTTCTTTCCCGCGCTCGCCGCGTCGAGGCTCCAGCCGGTCGAGGCGCTCGCCCGCGGGACTTTCCAGCGGTTCGATCCGATCTCCGAACGGCTGCGCGTTCTCGCCGGAATCGGAATGACCGCGGCGGCGGTGGCAGTCGTCGTTCTGCTCTCGACCAGAAGCTTCGCGTGGGCGGTCTTCGGCCTCCTCCTCATCAACGGCGCGGCGGTGCTCCTGGCGCCGACGCTCATCGGCCCGATCGTCCGTCTCGGCCGCCCGATCATGGAGCGCCTGTTCGGTGCCGAAGGCCGCATCGCGACCGACACGCTCCTCCAGGCTCCGCGGCGCACGTCGGCGACGGTGCTCGCGCTCATGATCTCGCTCGGGTTCGTGCTCACGCTCGCCGGTCTCACGCACGCCTTCCGCGTGTCCTACACGACCTGGATGAACGGCGTCCTGAACGCCGACTTCTACGTGACGGCCTCCCAGCGCTTCTTCGCGAAGGCCTACCGCCTGCCGCCGGAGTTCGCCGAGACGATCGCGGAGATCCCCGGCGTCCGCTGGGTGGAGGAGTTCCGCGGGATCCACTTGAAGTACGGCGAGAAGCGACCGTTCCTCGCCACGCTCCCACTCGCGCGCACGTTCAAGCGCCTCCAGATGCCGCTCGTCCAGGGAACGCGCGACCGCCTCGTGACCGAGGTTCCCGCGGGACGCGGCCTCGCCGTGTCCGACAACTTCGCCGCGATCTTCAAGAAGAAGCTCGGCGATCCGGTGACGATCGACACGCCGAGCGGCCCTCTCACCCTGCCGATCGCGGCGATCGTCATGGACTACTCGTCGGACCAGGGAACGGTCTGGATGGACCGAAGCGTCTACCTGAAGTACTGGAAGGACACCGGCGTCGACACGATCGACATCCTCCTCGAGCCCGCCGCCTCACGGGACGCCGTCGCGCGCGAGATCCGCAGCCGTCTCGCCGGGAAGACCGACCGGCTCTTCGTGATGACCGCGTCCGAGATGAAGGAGAACATCCATCGCCTCCTCGACCAGTTCTTCGCGCTCTCGTACATCCAGCTCGTGATCGCGCTCTTCGTCGCGGTGCTCGGGATCACGAACACGCTCGTCATCTCGGTCGCCGAGCGCCGGCGCGAGCTGGGGATCCTGAAAGCGCTCGGGACGGAGCGGCGCCAGGTCGCGGCCCTCATCGTGCTCGAGGCGCTCGGGATCTCGGTGACGGGCAGCCTCATCGGTTACGCGCTCGGGACGTATCTCATCAAGTACGCCTCGGAGTCGATCGGCGCCGCGAACACCGGCTGGACGCTCCCGTACACCTTTCCGTGGGGGATCGCGTCGGCGCTCCTGCCTCTCCTCGTCGTCGTGACGATCGTCGCGGCGCTCTATCCCGCCAAGCTCGCGCTCTCGGTCTCGCCGGCCGAGGCGCTGGAGTTCGAATGA
- a CDS encoding ABC transporter ATP-binding protein, whose product MISVHDAVKIYRGKREVRALDGLSFEVAAGEMVAVMGPSGSGKSTLLHLLGGLDQATSGSVKVDGIELTGLADDALTRVRRDKIGFIFQFFNLLPTLSAFDNVALPLRLRRRPMAEVRGTAGRFLDLVGLAPRAEHLPDELSGGECQRVAIARALVMAPRVLLADEPTGNLDSKTGSEILALLRTVNRDIGSTLVMVTHDAGAAAACDRILKLQDGHLVGDVRAAAAT is encoded by the coding sequence ATGATCTCCGTCCACGACGCCGTCAAGATCTACCGAGGAAAACGCGAGGTCAGGGCGCTCGACGGCCTGAGCTTCGAGGTCGCCGCCGGCGAGATGGTGGCGGTGATGGGGCCGTCGGGCTCGGGAAAGTCGACGTTGCTGCACCTTCTCGGTGGCTTGGATCAGGCGACGTCCGGCTCGGTCAAGGTCGACGGCATCGAGCTGACGGGTCTCGCCGACGATGCGCTCACGCGGGTGAGGCGCGACAAGATCGGCTTCATTTTCCAGTTCTTCAACCTCTTGCCCACGCTGTCGGCGTTCGACAACGTCGCCCTGCCGCTGCGCCTCCGGCGCAGGCCGATGGCCGAGGTGCGGGGAACGGCAGGGCGCTTCCTCGATCTCGTGGGCCTGGCACCGCGCGCGGAGCACCTTCCCGACGAGCTGTCGGGGGGCGAGTGCCAGCGGGTGGCGATCGCGCGCGCCCTCGTCATGGCGCCGCGGGTGCTCCTCGCCGACGAGCCGACCGGCAACCTCGATTCGAAGACCGGCTCCGAGATCTTGGCGCTCCTGCGGACGGTCAACCGCGACATCGGCTCGACCCTCGTCATGGTCACGCACGACGCGGGCGCCGCCGCCGCGTGCGACCGAATCCTGAAGCTTCAAGACGGGCACCTCGTCGGCGACGTGCGGGCCGCCGCCGCGACGTAG
- a CDS encoding vWA domain-containing protein: MRAPRWALATALVIAACTCAIAGSDEPLRPLNAPEERIEAERQIVILRLDPRGGAKLGECDSLEAADLSIAIGAARVPAKVVAVERVPRPEKHWLLVDSSESAEDRRQAAMNSALQYVQSVMIPGEDTAALVTVDEDPILIDGPTTDTKELVSKLHDVASGSWSALRDGLDAVLRQIQGDRHEHVVLFWTDGEDQTSSTREADLLATLARTPNATVFPICLLPKGSKYPPPPMAGAIFTGVARRSGGEVFSASDPRWLDRVRGWLGRRFTVTYMPPPGNTGQEAVITVPWKRCDVTQLADPFATPDPIAGEAAPPPETWMKLHSQMRNGDDRSCATPKGTLAWAWPLSADAAFLSGCILDVVRATGPVVRDHDGVPDYRFQSPRFAARTIRIELPAFDELPADLVSAILPLLQDADAGGETSASFIDGSAFLAQRAQIAAALFAGRADFHKFAQARLAQIADAELQAIGHNFARDFPKLSAEEIALVARSSRAGSRSLASATHPTDADLARVLSAWIDDVSAVELFRAIERHFIDASIVRGPDDDLDALWNAALARFAMPSRVRIETPLALIHDPVQDVVGFVRIVLPRPEGFRSHDRRLPKAGDPLSARLMRRPLAVGLFENVADDAAVRSALRSGGYRATSIDYKALAVPFHHDPGKPYEEARVTVTLEGHDGARAVLEANVRGQNDGVFIVDRLVKQVTGDPSLDAILNGVRATLRRRSRPSRGPCCGRRRGSSRARGV; this comes from the coding sequence ATGCGGGCGCCTCGATGGGCCTTAGCGACCGCCCTCGTGATCGCGGCGTGCACGTGCGCCATCGCCGGGTCCGACGAGCCGCTCCGTCCGCTCAACGCGCCCGAGGAGCGAATCGAGGCCGAGCGCCAGATTGTGATTCTCCGCCTCGATCCGCGAGGGGGCGCAAAGCTCGGCGAATGCGATTCCCTGGAGGCCGCGGACCTCTCGATCGCAATCGGCGCGGCGCGCGTGCCGGCGAAGGTCGTGGCGGTCGAGCGCGTTCCCCGCCCGGAGAAGCACTGGCTGCTCGTGGACAGCAGCGAAAGCGCGGAGGATCGGCGGCAAGCCGCGATGAACTCGGCTCTTCAGTATGTCCAGAGCGTCATGATCCCCGGCGAAGACACCGCAGCCCTCGTCACCGTGGACGAGGATCCGATCCTGATTGACGGGCCCACGACCGATACCAAGGAGCTCGTCTCGAAGCTCCACGACGTGGCCTCGGGAAGCTGGAGCGCCCTCCGCGACGGCCTCGATGCCGTTCTCCGGCAGATTCAAGGCGACAGGCACGAGCACGTCGTCCTCTTCTGGACCGACGGCGAGGACCAAACATCGTCGACTCGGGAGGCTGATCTCCTCGCGACGCTCGCGCGCACGCCGAACGCGACCGTGTTTCCGATCTGCCTCCTGCCCAAGGGATCGAAGTACCCACCGCCGCCGATGGCCGGGGCGATTTTCACCGGGGTCGCCCGGCGTTCTGGGGGCGAGGTGTTCAGCGCCTCGGACCCACGATGGCTCGATCGTGTCCGCGGTTGGCTTGGACGTCGCTTCACCGTGACCTATATGCCGCCGCCCGGAAATACCGGTCAGGAAGCGGTCATCACCGTGCCGTGGAAGCGCTGCGACGTCACCCAGCTCGCCGACCCGTTCGCGACGCCCGACCCGATCGCGGGCGAGGCGGCGCCGCCGCCCGAAACGTGGATGAAGCTGCATTCTCAAATGCGGAACGGGGACGACCGGAGTTGCGCGACCCCGAAGGGGACGCTGGCATGGGCGTGGCCGCTCTCCGCCGACGCGGCCTTCCTTTCGGGGTGCATCCTCGACGTCGTACGTGCCACCGGTCCCGTGGTGCGCGACCACGACGGTGTTCCCGACTACCGGTTTCAGTCGCCTCGCTTCGCCGCGCGCACGATTCGGATCGAGCTGCCCGCGTTCGACGAGCTGCCGGCCGATCTCGTCTCGGCGATCTTGCCGCTGCTCCAAGACGCTGATGCCGGCGGCGAGACTTCTGCGTCGTTCATCGATGGGAGCGCGTTTCTGGCGCAGCGCGCGCAGATCGCCGCGGCGCTCTTCGCCGGCCGCGCGGATTTTCACAAGTTTGCCCAGGCACGGCTCGCCCAGATTGCCGACGCGGAGCTGCAGGCGATCGGTCACAACTTCGCCCGCGATTTCCCCAAGCTCTCGGCGGAGGAGATCGCCCTCGTCGCGCGGTCGTCGCGTGCCGGCTCGCGCTCCCTCGCCTCGGCGACGCACCCGACTGATGCCGATCTCGCCCGGGTGCTCTCGGCGTGGATCGATGACGTCTCCGCCGTCGAGCTGTTCCGAGCGATCGAGCGGCACTTCATCGATGCCTCGATCGTCCGCGGACCCGACGACGACCTGGACGCGCTCTGGAACGCCGCGCTCGCGCGGTTCGCGATGCCCTCGCGCGTGCGCATCGAAACCCCGCTCGCGCTGATCCACGACCCGGTGCAGGACGTGGTCGGCTTCGTGCGCATCGTGCTACCCCGCCCCGAAGGATTTCGCTCGCACGACCGCCGCCTGCCGAAAGCGGGCGATCCGCTGAGCGCGCGCCTCATGCGGCGTCCGCTCGCCGTGGGACTCTTCGAGAACGTCGCCGACGATGCGGCGGTACGGTCGGCCCTCCGGTCCGGCGGGTACCGCGCGACGTCGATCGATTACAAGGCGCTCGCGGTGCCGTTCCACCACGACCCGGGCAAGCCCTACGAGGAGGCGCGCGTCACCGTGACGCTCGAGGGCCACGACGGGGCTCGCGCCGTCTTGGAGGCGAACGTGAGGGGACAGAACGACGGGGTCTTCATTGTCGACCGCCTCGTGAAGCAGGTGACCGGGGACCCTTCGCTCGACGCGATCCTCAACGGGGTTCGGGCCACACTCCGACGGAGGAGCCGACCCAGTCGAGGCCCTTGTTGTGGTCGACGCCGTGGATCTTCCCGCGCGAGAGGCGTGTGA
- a CDS encoding carboxylate-amine ligase, producing the protein MARRPSLTVGIEEEFQVIDPASRELRSHVAPIFEKGHGVLGGKLKAELHQPVVEVGTEICKDIAAAKREVIQLRASLAGLARESGLRIAAAGTHPFTHWGNVAISGGNTRYERLIADLQMVARANLIFGLHVHIGVEDREDQITIMNQARYFLPHILALSVNSPFWLGRETGWMSYRCKVFDKFPRTNIPDVFGSYGEFQEFVSLLVKTNCVIDGGQIWWDVRPHHKYETLEYRICDIPLRAEETITIAALFQAITAKLWLLRSRNLTFRQYRRSLIMENKWRAARWGIRGLLIDFGRQEEVPFVSLLEELLEFIDDVVDELGTREQVRHVRQMVAEGTGAERQLQVYKATNDLRAVMDYVADETERGLA; encoded by the coding sequence TTGGCGCGGCGTCCCAGCCTGACGGTCGGGATCGAGGAGGAGTTCCAGGTCATCGACCCGGCGTCGCGGGAGCTGCGCTCGCACGTCGCCCCGATCTTCGAGAAGGGGCACGGCGTCCTCGGCGGGAAGCTCAAGGCCGAGCTGCACCAGCCGGTCGTCGAGGTCGGGACCGAGATCTGCAAGGACATCGCGGCGGCCAAGCGCGAGGTGATCCAACTCCGCGCGTCGCTCGCCGGGCTCGCCCGCGAGAGCGGCCTCCGGATCGCCGCCGCCGGCACCCACCCGTTCACGCACTGGGGCAACGTCGCGATCAGCGGCGGCAACACGCGCTATGAGCGCCTCATCGCCGACCTGCAGATGGTCGCGCGCGCCAACCTGATCTTCGGCCTCCACGTCCACATCGGCGTCGAGGACCGCGAAGATCAGATCACGATCATGAACCAGGCGCGGTACTTCCTGCCGCACATCCTGGCGCTCTCCGTGAACTCGCCGTTCTGGCTCGGGCGCGAGACCGGCTGGATGTCGTACCGGTGCAAGGTGTTCGACAAGTTCCCGCGCACGAACATCCCCGACGTGTTCGGCTCGTACGGCGAGTTCCAGGAGTTCGTGTCGCTCCTCGTCAAGACGAACTGCGTCATCGACGGCGGCCAGATCTGGTGGGACGTGAGGCCGCATCACAAGTACGAGACGCTCGAGTACCGGATCTGCGACATCCCGCTCCGCGCGGAGGAGACGATCACGATCGCCGCGCTCTTCCAGGCGATCACGGCGAAGCTGTGGCTCCTGCGCTCGCGCAACCTCACCTTCCGTCAGTACCGGCGCTCGCTGATCATGGAGAACAAGTGGCGCGCGGCACGGTGGGGAATCCGCGGGCTCCTCATCGACTTCGGGCGGCAGGAGGAGGTTCCCTTCGTGTCGCTGCTCGAGGAGCTGCTCGAGTTCATCGACGACGTCGTGGACGAGCTCGGGACGCGCGAGCAGGTGCGCCACGTCCGGCAGATGGTCGCCGAGGGCACCGGGGCCGAGAGGCAGCTCCAGGTGTACAAGGCGACGAACGACCTGCGCGCGGTCATGGACTACGTCGCCGACGAGACCGAGCGCGGACTCGCCTGA
- a CDS encoding alpha/beta hydrolase-fold protein, translating to MHREYHRWHSPSLGRDMELLWYGNWGRPLLAFPTSLGSCSQNEDNGLIGALADKIEGGELQICCVDAIDSECWYNDNAHPGWKIHRYMQYDRYLTTEVVPLIHKKAERDDLMTFGASFGGYHAMNFAGRHPELVSRVISFSGIYGIHRFLHGFWNDDCYFNCPDAYYPNLPLDQVDRMRHIGFVVATGEQDHLVQENRWFSEMLRGKGLNVYAEFWPGVFGHDWPYWRENLKRFVP from the coding sequence ATGCATCGCGAATATCACCGCTGGCACTCGCCCTCGCTCGGGCGCGACATGGAGCTGCTCTGGTACGGAAACTGGGGGCGGCCCCTCCTCGCCTTCCCCACCTCGCTCGGGAGCTGCTCGCAGAATGAGGACAACGGCCTCATCGGCGCCCTGGCCGACAAGATCGAGGGCGGCGAGCTCCAGATCTGCTGCGTCGACGCGATCGACTCCGAGTGCTGGTACAACGACAACGCCCACCCGGGATGGAAGATCCACCGGTACATGCAATACGACCGGTATCTCACGACCGAGGTCGTCCCTCTCATCCACAAGAAGGCCGAGCGCGACGACCTCATGACCTTCGGCGCCTCCTTCGGCGGCTATCACGCCATGAACTTCGCAGGGCGCCATCCCGAGCTCGTCTCGCGCGTCATCTCGTTCTCGGGGATCTACGGCATTCACCGCTTCCTCCACGGCTTCTGGAACGACGACTGCTATTTCAACTGCCCCGACGCCTACTACCCGAACCTGCCGCTCGACCAGGTCGACCGCATGCGCCACATCGGCTTCGTCGTCGCGACCGGCGAGCAGGACCATCTCGTCCAGGAGAACCGCTGGTTCTCCGAGATGCTGCGCGGGAAGGGATTGAACGTGTACGCCGAATTCTGGCCCGGCGTCTTCGGCCACGACTGGCCGTACTGGCGAGAGAACCTGAAGCGATTCGTGCCTTAG
- a CDS encoding ferritin encodes MTETMTKAINDQIHSELSAYYSYLAMSAHCDRAGFPGAAKWLRLQSSEEQTHAMKLLDFLLARHAKVGLRELGAPRIEYKSLLDVFETAFKQEQSVSAQIEALYELAFKEKAYPAVVQLEWFLTEQVEEEKTCREIVAKLKMVGDDPASLLEIDRELGARSMAGVGKNAE; translated from the coding sequence ATGACCGAGACGATGACCAAGGCGATCAACGATCAGATCCACTCCGAGCTGTCGGCGTACTACAGCTATCTCGCGATGTCCGCGCACTGCGACCGTGCGGGCTTCCCCGGCGCCGCGAAGTGGCTCCGCCTCCAGAGCAGCGAGGAGCAGACGCACGCGATGAAGCTCCTCGACTTCCTCCTGGCGCGTCACGCGAAGGTCGGTCTCCGCGAGCTCGGCGCCCCGCGTATCGAGTACAAGTCGCTCCTCGACGTCTTCGAGACCGCCTTCAAGCAGGAGCAATCGGTCAGCGCCCAGATCGAGGCGCTCTACGAGCTCGCGTTCAAGGAGAAGGCGTACCCCGCCGTCGTCCAGCTCGAGTGGTTCCTCACCGAGCAGGTCGAGGAAGAGAAGACCTGCCGCGAGATCGTCGCCAAGCTCAAGATGGTCGGCGACGACCCCGCGTCGCTCCTCGAGATCGACCGCGAGCTGGGCGCGCGGAGCATGGCGGGAGTCGGCAAGAACGCGGAATGA
- a CDS encoding YajG family lipoprotein encodes MRSIRFAIAAVVAVSPLLAGEDLIIPLKFIPTTKPGAVHATLQEGVSGKSIALDVQDARTVGSRDIIGEGTGSGDDTFRIRFAGHLPGYLKTTITDRFNAWGVLFDDKSNLVLTIRVTRFHVLETHSFMNSTFTAEVQLPYTLADRAGHVFAEGTAMGNGKTKGRWRNPVNCEEVLSDALQQAGAVLMSDSKLQEAWIASKPEAGAVAETKSAAPLKPVVMAVPPSRVHSKTAPASLPKTPAQLLTDVTRLRKQQMGTDLLVDYVSQQTIATGFSADDLVAWKKAGIPEPVMHAAMQKAGS; translated from the coding sequence ATGCGCTCGATTCGTTTCGCGATCGCCGCCGTCGTCGCGGTCAGCCCGCTTCTCGCCGGTGAAGATCTCATCATCCCGCTCAAGTTCATTCCGACCACGAAGCCCGGCGCCGTGCACGCGACGCTCCAGGAAGGGGTGTCCGGCAAGTCGATCGCGCTCGACGTGCAGGACGCGCGGACCGTCGGCAGCCGCGACATCATCGGCGAGGGCACCGGCAGCGGCGACGACACGTTCCGCATCCGCTTCGCGGGCCATCTGCCCGGCTACCTCAAGACGACGATCACCGATCGCTTCAACGCATGGGGCGTCCTCTTCGACGACAAGTCGAACCTCGTCCTCACGATCCGCGTGACGCGGTTCCACGTCTTGGAGACGCACTCGTTCATGAACTCGACCTTCACGGCCGAGGTCCAGCTTCCCTACACGCTCGCCGACCGCGCCGGGCACGTCTTCGCCGAAGGGACCGCGATGGGGAACGGCAAGACGAAGGGCCGCTGGCGCAATCCGGTGAACTGCGAGGAGGTCCTCTCGGACGCGCTCCAGCAGGCCGGGGCGGTTCTCATGAGCGACTCCAAGCTTCAGGAAGCCTGGATCGCCTCGAAGCCGGAAGCCGGCGCCGTCGCGGAGACGAAGTCTGCCGCGCCGCTCAAGCCGGTGGTGATGGCGGTGCCGCCGTCGCGCGTCCACTCCAAGACCGCGCCGGCGTCGCTTCCGAAGACGCCGGCCCAGCTCCTCACCGACGTGACGCGCCTGCGCAAGCAGCAGATGGGAACCGACCTCCTCGTCGACTATGTGTCGCAGCAGACGATCGCGACCGGCTTCTCGGCCGACGATCTCGTCGCGTGGAAGAAGGCGGGGATCCCCGAGCCGGTCATGCACGCCGCGATGCAGAAGGCGGGATCCTAG
- a CDS encoding amylo-alpha-1,6-glucosidase, producing MSLSLDATVTHDLDAASSREWIEANGLGGWASGTVAGCHTRRYHGLLVAATKPPVGRMVLLSKLADTLVVDGTRHELDANFYPGAVHPRGFETLESFRLDPFPTFTYAAGGIRCVKTIAAVHGENTTLVTYELAEAPGPVTLELRPLIAYRDYHALQRANDAVAFANTTFDEGLFTARPYDGAPELHVAVPGATFEAHPDWYFRFEYPLEAERGLDSHEDLFCYGVFRRTLRPGERLGIVISTASVAGRDAFDLLERQRARRKVAAELAGPDDPLARALALAADAFVVRRGEDLRTIIAGYPWFTDWGRDTMIALPGLCLATGRHDDARKILRAFAAGVEDGLVPNRFPDAGGPAEYNTADASLWFFVAAHRYLEATNDAAFVTGELLPVLEEIVARHEAGTKFGIRVDDDGLLRAGDPGTQLTWMDAKVGEWVVTPRWGKPVEIQALWYNALTILGELKKDASLAQRAKAVKDRFVATFWNDEAGCLFDVVDGERRDASIRPNQIFALALPHPLLPKDKAKAVLAVVEEKLLTPYGLRSLAADDPSYRGRYLGGPGERDAAYHQGTVWSWLLGPYAEALVRTLGVTGKARARKALEGIAPHLHEAGLGTISEIFDGDAPHAPRGCPAQAWSVGEVLRVWRWLGAPAVATTKKKPYKVVTPTTVSSGRKTRSKSLDA from the coding sequence ATGTCGCTCTCGCTCGACGCCACGGTCACGCACGATCTCGACGCCGCGTCGTCCAGGGAATGGATCGAAGCCAACGGCCTCGGAGGCTGGGCCTCGGGAACAGTCGCCGGCTGCCACACACGCCGCTATCACGGCCTGCTCGTCGCGGCGACGAAGCCGCCGGTCGGCCGCATGGTCCTCCTCTCCAAGCTCGCCGATACGCTCGTCGTCGACGGCACGCGTCACGAGCTCGACGCGAATTTCTATCCGGGTGCCGTGCACCCACGCGGATTCGAGACGCTGGAATCGTTCCGCCTCGACCCGTTCCCCACGTTCACCTACGCCGCCGGCGGTATCCGGTGCGTGAAGACGATCGCTGCCGTTCACGGCGAGAACACGACGCTCGTCACGTACGAGCTGGCCGAGGCTCCGGGCCCGGTCACCCTCGAGCTGCGCCCGCTCATCGCCTACCGCGATTACCACGCGCTCCAGCGCGCGAACGACGCCGTCGCGTTCGCGAACACGACCTTCGACGAGGGTCTCTTCACGGCGCGCCCCTACGACGGGGCGCCCGAGCTGCACGTGGCGGTGCCGGGCGCGACCTTCGAAGCGCACCCGGACTGGTACTTCCGGTTCGAGTACCCGCTCGAAGCCGAGCGCGGCCTCGACTCCCACGAAGACCTCTTCTGCTACGGCGTCTTCCGCCGCACCCTGAGGCCCGGCGAGCGGCTGGGCATCGTCATCTCGACCGCATCGGTCGCAGGCCGTGACGCCTTCGATCTGCTCGAGCGCCAGCGCGCCCGCCGGAAGGTCGCGGCGGAGCTCGCGGGTCCGGACGATCCGCTCGCGCGGGCGCTCGCCCTCGCCGCCGACGCGTTCGTCGTGCGTCGCGGCGAGGACCTGCGCACGATCATCGCCGGCTACCCGTGGTTCACCGACTGGGGCCGCGACACGATGATCGCGCTCCCCGGTCTCTGCCTCGCGACCGGCCGCCACGACGACGCGAGGAAGATCCTCCGCGCGTTCGCGGCAGGGGTGGAAGACGGTCTCGTCCCGAACCGGTTCCCCGACGCGGGCGGGCCGGCCGAGTACAACACCGCCGATGCGAGCCTCTGGTTCTTCGTCGCCGCGCACCGCTATCTCGAGGCGACGAACGACGCCGCCTTCGTCACCGGCGAGCTGTTGCCGGTCCTCGAGGAGATCGTCGCGCGCCACGAAGCCGGAACGAAGTTCGGCATCCGCGTCGACGACGACGGCCTGCTCCGCGCGGGCGATCCCGGGACCCAGCTCACCTGGATGGACGCGAAGGTGGGCGAGTGGGTGGTCACGCCGCGTTGGGGGAAGCCGGTCGAGATCCAGGCGCTCTGGTACAACGCGCTGACGATCCTGGGCGAGCTCAAGAAGGACGCGAGCCTCGCCCAGCGTGCGAAAGCGGTGAAGGATCGCTTCGTCGCGACGTTCTGGAACGACGAGGCCGGCTGCCTCTTCGACGTCGTCGACGGCGAGCGGCGCGATGCGTCGATCCGTCCGAACCAGATCTTCGCGCTGGCGCTCCCGCACCCGCTCCTTCCGAAGGACAAGGCGAAGGCGGTCCTCGCCGTCGTCGAGGAGAAGCTCCTCACGCCGTACGGACTCCGGAGCCTCGCCGCGGACGATCCCTCGTACCGCGGTCGCTATCTGGGCGGGCCCGGCGAGCGCGACGCCGCCTATCACCAGGGCACGGTGTGGTCGTGGCTCCTCGGCCCCTACGCCGAGGCGCTCGTGCGCACGCTCGGCGTCACGGGGAAGGCAAGGGCGCGCAAGGCGCTCGAAGGGATCGCGCCCCATCTGCACGAGGCCGGCCTCGGAACGATCTCGGAGATCTTCGACGGCGACGCGCCGCATGCGCCGCGAGGCTGCCCGGCGCAGGCCTGGAGCGTCGGCGAAGTTCTCCGGGTCTGGCGCTGGCTCGGCGCCCCGGCGGTCGCGACCACCAAGAAGAAGCCTTACAAGGTCGTAACCCCGACCACGGTTTCGTCGGGCCGCAAGACGCGCAGCAAGTCGCTCGACGCCTAG